gacgacggacgacgacgacgacgacgacgacgacgacgacgacgacgacgacgacgacgacgacggacgacggacgccacggtatgggataagctcacctctgctaagaggtgagctaaaaagggggcAACCACAAATGAAACCTGCCGAAATTGTTTTCTGGGTTTATGCAGCATACCAAAACTTCTgttcagggtttccgccagagggggggaTGGAGGGATTCaacccccctaaaatatttcaaggggggatacCCCCCTAAATTTTGAGCACTTAAGTTTTTTTTACgatcaaatgagtaattttcatgatttgatatgtaaaataagagcattttggagccaattgtagcggttttagcgccaaaaaacgtctcaggaggggtcatataccctttttaagaaaaaaaatatttaaaaaaaaaaatttttttagaaatttttttttgttgatcccatcaaatttaatcctggcggaaaccctgctgTTACAGCAGCTTAATACATGAAGATAGAAGATTTCATAGTAAAATGGACCACTTACATCACATTGGCTTTGTGTACAGCTGTGACGGTACTACGGTTGTTGTCTTGGGCATATTTGAACGCATACTCCGCCACCCGCCGTGACGCCTGCTCTGTGATGAGTTTGATACTTTGGACTACACCATCAACGATCTAAACGTGGAGAGAGAAAAACATGAGGAAGATTTTTAAAAGTCGTTCTTGGACTGAAGGTGTTCATGTCAACCCATACctgcaacaaaaacaaaaacgccGACAACTTTCCGAAACAAACAGCAtttaaattcaagttcaagatATTTTAAAACTTAACTTTAAAAGGTGCCCCACAAACGAGCGCTTTAAATCACTGCGACCTGGAATTCAAATCGCATGCAATGATAATTGCTTGTCTGCTGTTGTcattgcaggttgcagcgacCTGTGTTTCAATATCAGACCCAGTGATGACCAGTTTTACCAGCAGATGAGAGATCCTTTTGTTGCAAACCGCAGCAATCGCAGGTCATCGGATTTAAATTGCGTGTCTGTGGGGGCGATAACACAACTTACCACATGCTCAATACCGCTGTATTCTccttctgtattttctcttaTCGTCACCAAGTCCACATCTTTATAGGGAGTCTCATAGCCTTCTATTGATTTACATGGTCGCACATTAGCATACAAGGTGAACTCTCTGAAGAGACAGATAAGTGTTAGAAGGTCGAGGTCAACAAAATCACATCCGCTGTATAGCGTAGCAATGTGGCAGtgtaataatagtaataataatacgagtcttatatagcgcagtatccaaccataaactggccgctcaaagcgcttgataggcctctttaatgaaatggccagggccattgtgctcacctcacgtggaggaaagatggataaagagcatggtattgtgtcatgtagtgttaggtttgatgtaggtccaagcaattacaatttccccaaaatggccaatttacagtacattcgacctctgtgaccttgaaaagtaggtcaaatcaaagaagacccgggtgacacattgaatggttgttagaattagatgtacctatgatataaaattggtgccaatcgggcaagtcattactaggaataatggcattttgaagaatttaggatttggccccctccctggaggccaaatggcaaatcagatcgcaccaaacttcagtacctgagatcatctgaccaaggggtacatgtgtacttaatttgtgatcaatagtcattgcagttaagaaacgtgccatagttacagcctgacggcgaatttacgccatttgacctctgtgaccttgacaagaaggtcaaattaaaaacctgtgtgacatatactgtatggtggttagatgtacccatgatatcgaattggtggcaatcgggcaagaagttaaggaataatcacatttttaaggtttttggattttgccccctggtggtcaagtggtgaatcatattggaccaaacttcggtccctgagatcacctgactaaggggtgaatgtgtaccaaatttggtatcaatagtcattgcagtttagaaacgtgccatcgttacatcctaacggccaatttacaccatttgacctcttgtgaccttgaaaaggaggtcaaatcaaaaacccggaggatatatgatgcacctttgctagaagtacctaccatatttttttcaaaatttcccaactactattaatggagatattgcatattttcacttttaacgtttggccccctggtggccaaactatgaaacgaatcggaccgaaacttggtctccaaggtgtcattacataagggtacatgtgtaccaagtttcaactcaatagctctaacagttacgaaacgtgccctgctaacggacgacggacgacgacgacggacgccacggtatgggataagctcacctctgctaagaggtgagctaaaaagcaaatgtttcaggtgtcccttgaaagataacagagagctgcagttcctaacagttgaaggaagtttgttccacagctgaggggctccaattgaaaatgctctaccaccgactgacatgacattggcctttgggatagacagaagaacggccgatgaagagcgcagagttcgagaaacggtatgaacggtgagaagttctgaaaggtattggggggcaagttggtgaagacacttgtaagtaagaaggagaaccttgtacttgatgtgctgttgcacaggaagccaatgtagagacctgagAGCTGTATTAAAGAACGTCTGATTTGTGATCAGAATTTGGCTGAGAAAATAGCCAAATGTTGCACAGTACAATGTATGTGGTCTTTGAGATTTCTACAGGTAACAGAAGGGCTTCAGGATTAGGCTGGGAAATAAATGTAAATCACTTTAAGACTGTTGTACAGTTTAAATACTGTGCAGACGTTAGTGAAGTTTTCAACCAGTTgaagggcgcctgtacaaatggTCTATACTAcgtacaataggcctatgtaaaaCAGACGCGCCAAAAACAACTACACAGCagctaaatgtacatgtatttaagcaCGGAGCTGGGATGCTCTTCAGTTTAGCAAATTCCCAAGTACTTGAAGCTTATTCTATTTAAACTCTTGTCTCTGCTTCATCAGGTCTCACTTGGACAAGATGTTACTTGAAGTACACCGTAAATTTTTAGAGGGTGAGGCCAAACAGCTGAACGAATTCAGAGAGGCCAGCCACTTCAGGGCACGAATTCACCCAGGCCACTGCTGCAATGGCAGTTGGTGCCAGCCCAAGAATGGCCTTCGTCCCCTCACAACTCGTCTTTCAGGTTTTCCAATACAATACCCAAGGCCAAATGGCTCTGAATAGGGGGCCCTAAATAAAAATTTGATTCAAGACCTCCGACTCACTTCCTCAGTGCAAGATTGAGTGACTGATGACCCTTTCCAATTGGTGTTGCAAGCGGTCCCTTCAGTCCCACTGTCGTGCCGTGCATAGATTGCACAGCCTTGGTAGGAATGTGGAATTTTCCGTCCGGCCCCTTCACAGGGGTGACATCCACCGGTTCCCATGCAATTGGAGCCTGTAGAGAAGAAGGAAGTAGATGAGACCAAGCTATTTAGAAAAATGGACAAACGAATTCAATTCCATGCAAATCTCGCCAGACATGCATGTAGGAAATTAGAGAGTGATGTCACCGACACTCTTCCATTTGGAAAGTAGCTCGGTTCAGGAAAATAAAGGAACATAAAAAAAGCTATGTTGTATGCTGGTCCACCTTCGACTTCTAGTAGAGCGCCAAACCCTGcctttttccaattttctttctTCGCCCTGGATTTTTTCACAAGTGGCCACTGCAATTCCATTCAAAGCAGGGGGTAGCGAACGTCGTTGCAATAAAACTTTCATTACAAACTATCTATTCTAAGATAAGAGCGAACATTTTCCAGTTATGCGATTTCCACCTGGCGAAATGTACAAAATGCAAACTTTAATAGGTTTTGTCCTTACCTGGGCTGCAGCAAAAATCTCCTGAACAGACGATGAGATTTCAGGTCCAATGCCATCACCAGGAATAAGAGTCACAGTCTGGATCTGAAAAGTACAATGTACCACGTTCATCTATTTGGCTGATCCAGGTGGCGACTGTTTCTGAGGTTACGAGACTCTTGTCATGCACACATCTTGAAAGAGGTGAATTAATTCCTTAGCCCTGAAATACCTACCTCTTGAGAGTAATTTCTCTTTCCAATTCTAGGCCCAGACAGACGTCCAAGAAAGGAGCTCTGAAATAAGAATAATTTTGATGTAGGCTTAAACTATTGTAAAAGGTCAGGGAGCCAAAGACAGAAAGAAATGGAAAAGTATTTTAGGCAAGAGGCACGAGTTGATAAGTAGGCCTAACAGTAACACTGTCCAGAACACCTTCCCCCCTGTCAAATGCTCAACATACATGGATGCTCAAGGCCCAaataccaaaaagctagctagaAAGCTAGGCTAGGCTAGCCTATGCCGGCCCTGCACTTGACCCGGAGTTTGTAATGTTGATGTTGTATCGGCCGTTTTGAAAACTAAAAGCCATTTTCACAAGCAACGAAAGTTGtttacatggggggggggggtcatacgCCTtgtaaaagtcatgttttaaatcaaatcatcaccaaaaaccATGCCATTCAGAATATTGTGAACATTGGAAGCATGAATAACCTCAAATAAGCTTGTCTATTCTTACTTGCTTGGCATGGCACTGGCAGGTTTATTTGATGGTAAACAAATAGCCTAAGACTAAGTACGTTGTCTGTGAGTGTGACTGAAGggcttttcaaaatgaaatttattctcaCAGGGAATCAATATATATTGGGTTGGATAAGGCCATAAGCCCTTATAATTCCTGTGCAATAGGTCAACATCAGTACGTACATTCAATCATCATGTCCCGGCCCCCCTACTCCCCTTATTTAGGgggtacataggcttgttcccaagttttaaaatcaccccctaatggaaggaaacagcatttttttgtaccccctatttgcgggcttttgtgaggaaattgacccctatttgaaggaaggatttgatcttacccccctaattgaagggagtcttggatccctatcccctaattgaagggagtcttggatccctaccccctaattgaagggagtcttggatccctacccTCTAAAGGAAGGGTCAGCCCATACATGTCATCAGGCCAACTTGTAGATTTCCAATTAATGGATGACATGTTATGAGGTCTGACTGAGGAATTGAAAAACAGAGGACTGCTAGTCATGATAACTGAAATGGCAAGAAAGAAGCTGAAACACTGTTAGGCCCGGGCGGAGTGTAGGAGTTGAGTGTAGCTCAACTACATGGAGAGGGAATTGACACGATTACCAACACCCCTGACGGACCCTATTCTCTCTGCAGCGTGGAAAGAGCGGGAACGGGGTGGCGGGAAGATTCATGACCGCATGCCCCTGCGCGTTAGATAATTTTAACCGGGGATAAAACGGCCCGTAAAAcgggctttttaaaaatcttttcggggaagaagacccagggaaggaaaacatgagaaaatatacccctattttcagtttttgaagggaaaatagcaCTTATAACACCCCTAGcctatttattgattttttcggggatttttccccgaaacaagagtgactaaaaattaacccccttttcccgaaaaatcgAGAACGCACCTGCGGCCCCCTTGACTAtggaagtgggggggggggggggggggggggccgggCATCATGTATTGAATCATCATGCATGCATTTATTTCATGGTGCATctgcatgcatgcactgcatCACACAGTGCATGCAGACATGCAGAAGCTGTCAAGGACGCAGAGAAGGGATGCAATTCGTGGGAAAATTCAGGTCATTTACGAATCTAACAACACTGATTTTGTTCTGAATATGTTCAGTATGACAATATCTTGCATCAGCTACTTTTACTACTGTCAAAATATTAATAATGGAGAGGTTATTCGGTTTTAATTCGCACTAACCAACGGCCGAAAACACAGTCGAAAAGCCATTTTTTAGTTTGTTCCATTCCAATAGAACCGCCGTTAACTCCACCTAGCCGCGACGACAATCCCAAACATAGCGGTTAAAATCGCATCCTGAACTCGCATCCCGAGTAAGAAGAAAGCGGCAGATAGAGAAGAATACAAAGCATCTAAAACTACTGTCCCTCTCCCGACTAGCAAAGGAGTAACTCACTGCCTTTTTAAACTCCATTATGTAGATAAAGAAGGCCCCAAGGTGATGAAGTCGGCGTACAAATTCCCAATTCCAAAGAAAGGAAATAAGGACTCCTTACTCACTGCTAGATAACTACCGCGGGATCACAATAACGTCTACCTTTGTGGCAAGCTGCTGGAGCTGATCTGCCTCATGTGCACTGAGAAAGACCTTACTGATGGGCAAAATGGATTAAAGTATGGTTTCTCAGCTGGAAGATCACCATCAATGGCCTATGTTCTTGTGACCGAAGCCATCGCCGAGACCAGGGAAATGAAACAGGACATGTTGATCTGCTCACTGGATGCCCGCAAGCCCGGCCCCCTCACTCCATTAATTTAGGGGGTACCTATGCTTGTACCAGAATTTCAGAGTGACCCCCTTTGGTAGGGAACACAGAAAATGATAGACCCCTTAAGTAGGGGACAGGACTGATTTTTACCACCCTTTTTGAGGGATTTTTCTAAGAAATCAACCCCTTTATTAAGGTGAACCTATCTCCAACGGTCCTCGGGGTCCTCGTTGATGGAGAAAAACCGGGAGAAAGCACGTGTCTGCGGCGTGGTCGTTTACCGAACAAAAAGGATACCCTTAAATACGGGGTGTGGACCCTAAAATACGGGGCGCACATTAATGGGACTCTCAGCATACCCCTTTTACAGAAATTGAACGGAACTGATCGGCAAAATTGACCCTTTCTTCATGGTTTGAACGGGGTTTTCTCCGTACCTCAAACCTGAAAAAGTGACCCTTTTCCGTACATTTCCCGTACGCGCATGCGGTCACAAAAAATTTTGAGTGAGGGGGCCGGGCCCGCAAGGCCTTTGATGTTATGTCCCACTCTCGCCTCAAACTCAAGATGTTCGCGTTCGGATCGGTACGCGGTACACCAATGAAGAAATCCCTGTGGTGCTTGATTGATGATCTGTATGACTAAAGTACAGAGGTTGTGATATGGTGCAGCGAAGACAGCAGAGAGTATGCAGTCCGACAAGGAGTGAAGCACACTGGGCGCAGGGCTAAGGGCGTAGTTATGTCTCCAACACTATACAAGTTGTATGCTAACGACCTGGCATCGTCTCTAATGAATTCGGTGGTAATAACATAATTATGGAAGACAAGGACAAAGTTAGGGATGTGAAAATGACCATTTTACATCCCAATTTTGTACCTGCAATAGAAAGTTTAGTATGAAATCTaca
This is a stretch of genomic DNA from Lineus longissimus chromosome 2, tnLinLong1.2, whole genome shotgun sequence. It encodes these proteins:
- the LOC135499611 gene encoding isocitrate dehydrogenase [NAD] subunit alpha, mitochondrial-like yields the protein MAFRLCFRPLSSFLGRLSGPRIGKRNYSQEIQTVTLIPGDGIGPEISSSVQEIFAAAQAPIAWEPVDVTPVKGPDGKFHIPTKAVQSMHGTTVGLKGPLATPIGKGHQSLNLALRKEFTLYANVRPCKSIEGYETPYKDVDLVTIRENTEGEYSGIEHVIVDGVVQSIKLITEQASRRVAEYAFKYAQDNNRSTVTAVHKANVMRMSDGLFLKCCRDAAAKYRGIKFQEMYLDTVCLNMVQDPAEFDVLVMPNLYGDILSDLCAGLIGGLGVTPSGNIGEGCAIFESVHGTAPDIAGLDKANPTALLLSAVMMLRYMGLGSYGARIEKSCFETIREGKYLTGDLGGSAKCSDFTKAICDKVVAMD